In Raphanus sativus cultivar WK10039 chromosome 5, ASM80110v3, whole genome shotgun sequence, the following proteins share a genomic window:
- the LOC108857757 gene encoding long chain acyl-CoA synthetase 8-like isoform X4: MASSYSKTSEYELSTIIAGGVAALLVPILLSVVLTGTKKGKKRGVPVKVGGEEGYAMRHARGPDLVDVPWPGATTMAALFEQACKKYSSNRLLGTREFIDKEIVTSSDGRKFEKLHLGEYRWQSYGEVFERVCNFASGLVGDITLILGLGIRSSGQIRVWRIQDPYVLYNKTR; this comes from the coding sequence ATGGCTTCATCGTACTCCAAAACCAGCGAGTACGAACTCTCCACGATCATAGCAGGCGGAGTCGCAGCTCTACTAGTACCGATTCTGCTCTCCGTCGTGTTAACCGGAACCAAAAAGGGGAAGAAGAGAGGCGTTCCGGTGAAAGTAGGCGGCGAGGAAGGTTACGCGATGCGTCACGCCCGAGGTCCCGATCTCGTCGACGTTCCCTGGCCGGGAGCCACGACTATGGCCGCCTTGTTTGAGCAGGCTTGCAAGAAGTACTCGAGCAACCGGTTGCTCGGGACTAGGGAGTTTATAGACAAGGAGATCGTCACGTCTAGTGACGGCAGGAAGTTCGAGAAGCTTCATCTTGGGGAGTATCGGTGGCAGAGCTATGGAGAGGTCTTTGAACGTGTTTGCAACTTTGCCTCGGGGCTTGTTGGTGACATAACGTTGATACTAGGTCTGGGCATTCGGTCGTCAGGTCAG